The Catenulispora sp. GP43 genome has a window encoding:
- a CDS encoding LacI family DNA-binding transcriptional regulator has translation MQTDPIPSRVTIRDVARHAGVSVATVSKVINDRYGVSADTTARVKAVIDELGYEASLVAQSLRNHQTNVIGILVADLEPFSAELLKGAGDAIRGSGFELVVYSAGGRARDQVGWERRYLSRLSGTLVDGAVLVTPTVVDLQYGAPVVAVDPHAGPGGRPTVDSDNLRGAHAAAEHLLGLGHRRIAMMTGRPDLLSAQLREQGFRQAMAAAGVPVEEDLVRLGSYDPDTAAEQAARLLAGPDRPTAVFAANDLSAIATIEVATRMGLRVPQDLSVVGFDDIPEATRCTPMLTTVEQPIREMGRRAVELLIGLIRGESTPEGTHIMLPTRLVVRASTAELRR, from the coding sequence GTGCAGACCGACCCGATCCCCTCGCGCGTGACCATCCGCGATGTCGCCCGGCATGCCGGCGTCTCGGTCGCGACGGTCTCCAAGGTCATCAACGACCGCTACGGCGTGTCCGCGGACACCACGGCCCGTGTCAAGGCCGTTATAGACGAGCTCGGATACGAGGCGAGCCTGGTGGCGCAGAGCCTGCGCAACCACCAGACCAACGTCATCGGGATCCTGGTGGCCGACCTTGAACCTTTCAGCGCCGAGTTGCTCAAAGGGGCCGGCGACGCGATCCGCGGATCGGGGTTCGAGCTCGTCGTCTACTCGGCCGGCGGCCGGGCCCGGGACCAGGTGGGCTGGGAGCGCCGCTACCTGTCGCGGCTGTCCGGCACGCTCGTGGACGGCGCCGTCCTGGTCACCCCGACCGTGGTGGACCTGCAGTACGGCGCCCCGGTCGTTGCTGTCGATCCGCACGCCGGCCCGGGCGGGCGCCCCACTGTCGACTCGGACAACCTGCGCGGCGCGCACGCCGCGGCCGAGCACCTGCTGGGCCTGGGCCACCGCCGGATCGCGATGATGACCGGCCGGCCCGACCTGCTCTCGGCGCAGCTGCGCGAGCAGGGCTTCCGGCAGGCGATGGCCGCCGCGGGCGTCCCGGTCGAGGAGGACCTGGTCCGGCTCGGCTCCTACGACCCGGACACCGCCGCCGAGCAGGCGGCCCGGTTGCTGGCCGGCCCCGACCGGCCGACCGCGGTGTTCGCCGCCAACGACCTGTCGGCGATCGCCACGATTGAGGTGGCGACGCGGATGGGGCTGCGGGTGCCGCAGGACCTGTCGGTGGTCGGATTCGACGACATCCCCGAGGCCACGCGCTGCACCCCGATGCTCACCACGGTCGAGCAGCCGATCCGGGAGATGGGGCGGCGCGCGGTGGAGCTGCTGATCGGTCTGATTCGCGGGGAATCCACACCGGAGGGCACCCACATCATGCTCCCGACCCGGCTGGTGGTCAGGGCTTCGACGGCGGAGCTTCGACGGTAG
- a CDS encoding endo-1,4-beta-xylanase, protein MHNRLTYHHRTHKSRTYNRRLAAALAVVASAALAGSLALVRPASADTSLKQLAEAKSKYFGTALVQSNLNNSTLVGVATSQFDMMTPGNEMKWDTTEPSNGTFNFGPGDALVAFAQAHSMRVRGHNLVWHSQLPSWVSSLPSNQVQAAMETHIATEATHYKGEVYSWDVVNEPFNDDGTLRQDAFYNAMGTGYIADALRTAHAADPNAKLYLNDYNIEGENAKSNAMYSLVQSLLSQGVPINGVGLESHFILGQVPSTMQANMARFAALGLDVAVTELDDRIQLPASSANLAQQASDYSTVVSDCLAVTRCVGVSQWGVGDADSWIPGTFSGYGAATMYDQNYQPKPAYNAAVSALGGSVTSSSSTPTSPTSPTSPTSSSPSPGGGAACKVSDAVDAWNTGLTENITITNTGSAAVNGWNLAFTLAPGQIITNGWNATTSPSSGAVNATNMSYNGAIAPGSSVSFGFQATHTGNTAAPSSFSLNSQACATG, encoded by the coding sequence ATGCACAACCGCCTCACGTACCACCACCGCACGCACAAAAGCCGCACGTACAACCGCAGACTGGCCGCCGCGCTGGCGGTCGTCGCCAGTGCCGCACTGGCCGGCAGCCTGGCCCTGGTGAGACCGGCGTCCGCGGACACCTCGCTGAAGCAGCTGGCCGAAGCCAAGAGCAAGTACTTCGGCACCGCGCTGGTCCAGTCGAACCTGAACAACTCCACGCTGGTCGGGGTCGCCACGTCGCAGTTCGACATGATGACTCCCGGCAACGAGATGAAGTGGGACACCACCGAGCCCTCGAACGGAACGTTCAACTTCGGCCCCGGTGACGCGCTGGTCGCCTTCGCGCAGGCACACTCGATGCGAGTACGCGGTCACAACCTCGTCTGGCACAGCCAGCTGCCCTCGTGGGTGTCCAGCCTGCCGAGCAACCAGGTGCAGGCGGCGATGGAGACCCACATCGCCACCGAGGCCACGCACTACAAGGGCGAGGTCTACTCCTGGGACGTGGTCAACGAACCCTTCAACGACGACGGCACGCTGCGCCAGGACGCCTTCTACAACGCCATGGGCACCGGGTACATCGCCGACGCGCTGCGCACGGCCCACGCCGCCGACCCGAACGCCAAGCTCTACCTGAACGACTACAACATCGAGGGCGAGAACGCCAAGAGCAACGCGATGTACTCGTTGGTACAGTCGCTGCTGTCCCAAGGCGTGCCGATCAACGGGGTCGGCCTGGAGAGCCACTTCATCCTGGGCCAGGTCCCCTCCACGATGCAGGCGAACATGGCCAGGTTCGCCGCGCTCGGGCTGGACGTGGCGGTGACAGAGCTCGACGACCGGATCCAGCTGCCGGCCTCCAGCGCCAACCTGGCGCAGCAGGCGAGCGACTACTCGACGGTCGTGTCGGACTGCCTGGCGGTCACGCGGTGCGTCGGGGTGTCGCAGTGGGGCGTGGGCGATGCGGACTCCTGGATCCCCGGCACCTTCTCCGGCTACGGCGCCGCGACGATGTACGACCAGAACTACCAGCCGAAGCCGGCCTACAACGCGGCGGTCAGTGCGCTGGGCGGGAGCGTGACCTCAAGTTCGTCCACGCCGACCTCACCCACCTCGCCGACCTCGCCGACGTCCTCGAGTCCGTCGCCGGGCGGCGGCGCCGCCTGCAAGGTGAGCGACGCCGTGGACGCCTGGAACACCGGCCTGACGGAGAACATCACCATCACCAACACCGGATCGGCGGCGGTCAACGGCTGGAACCTGGCATTCACCCTGGCACCGGGGCAGATCATCACCAACGGCTGGAACGCGACGACAAGCCCGTCCTCCGGCGCGGTGAACGCCACGAACATGAGCTACAACGGGGCGATCGCACCAGGGTCCTCAGTCAGCTTCGGCTTCCAGGCCACCCACACCGGGAACACGGCCGCGCCGTCCTCGTTCAGCCTCAACAGTCAGGCTTGCGCCACCGGCTGA
- the polX gene encoding DNA polymerase/3'-5' exonuclease PolX yields the protein MARLNDEVGALLREYADLILLNGGNAFRARSYEKAARSVGGYPGDLAHLDEAGLREIPGVGDSTADKISEYLATGRIEALEALRAKIPPGVREITNIPGVGPKTAVLLYRKLGIKSVDELREAADAGKLKGLPGLGAKTVENIRQGIDQLSQTSGRTLLNTALDLAEDLVAELAGVPGCKKCDYAGSLRRMRETVGDIDILATATDSAPLMAALLARPEVAQVIGSGTTKTSIRTDKGLQVDLRVVPPADWGAALIYFTGSRAHNIKLRGRAVKEGLKLSEYGLFDVESGKKLASRTEKEVYKALDLPWIPPTLREDRGEIEAAATGDLPDLVQLKDLRGDLHTHTNLTDGLAPLEQMLETAANLGYAYYAVTDHAPDLVMQRMTDEKMLTQRTQARDLDRTYNGMRILHGTELNIDAKGDVDWPAEFLAGFDLCVASIHSSFGLDRAAQTKRLIRACENPYVNIIGHPTTRLLDRRQPIDVDLDAVFEVAARTGTAMEINASPQRLDLNDEQVMAAKRHGVKFAINSDAHSTLALGNQRFGIATAQRGWLTKDDVINTWSLTRLRGFLRKAAAGGSRVHDRAPG from the coding sequence ATGGCGCGGCTCAACGACGAAGTCGGCGCGCTGCTGCGCGAGTACGCCGACCTCATCCTGCTCAACGGCGGCAACGCTTTCCGAGCACGTTCCTACGAGAAGGCGGCGCGCTCGGTCGGGGGCTATCCGGGGGACCTCGCCCACCTGGACGAGGCAGGCCTGCGGGAGATCCCCGGCGTCGGCGACTCGACCGCCGACAAGATCAGCGAGTACCTGGCCACCGGCCGCATCGAGGCGCTGGAGGCCCTGCGCGCCAAGATCCCGCCCGGGGTCCGCGAGATCACGAACATCCCCGGCGTGGGACCGAAGACGGCTGTGCTGCTGTACCGCAAGCTCGGCATCAAGTCCGTCGACGAGCTGCGCGAGGCCGCCGACGCGGGCAAGCTCAAGGGGCTGCCCGGGCTCGGGGCGAAGACCGTCGAGAACATCCGGCAGGGCATCGACCAGCTGAGCCAGACCTCCGGCCGTACCCTGCTCAACACGGCCCTGGACCTGGCCGAGGACCTGGTCGCCGAGCTCGCCGGCGTCCCCGGCTGCAAGAAGTGCGACTACGCCGGCTCCCTGCGCCGGATGCGCGAGACGGTCGGTGACATCGACATCCTCGCCACCGCGACCGACTCCGCGCCGTTGATGGCGGCGCTCCTGGCACGCCCGGAAGTCGCGCAGGTGATCGGCAGCGGTACCACCAAGACCTCCATCCGGACGGATAAAGGCCTCCAGGTGGATCTCCGGGTCGTCCCACCTGCCGACTGGGGCGCCGCCCTGATCTATTTCACCGGATCGCGGGCGCACAACATCAAGCTGCGGGGACGTGCGGTGAAGGAGGGCCTGAAGCTCTCCGAGTACGGGCTCTTCGACGTGGAATCCGGCAAGAAGCTGGCCTCACGCACCGAGAAAGAGGTCTACAAGGCCCTGGACCTGCCCTGGATCCCGCCGACGCTGCGCGAGGACCGCGGCGAGATCGAGGCCGCCGCCACCGGCGACCTCCCCGATCTGGTCCAGCTCAAGGACCTCCGCGGCGACCTGCACACCCACACCAACCTCACCGACGGCCTGGCTCCTCTGGAACAGATGCTCGAAACCGCCGCGAACCTCGGCTACGCGTACTACGCCGTCACCGATCACGCGCCCGACCTGGTGATGCAGCGCATGACCGACGAAAAGATGCTCACCCAGCGCACCCAAGCCCGCGACCTGGACCGTACGTACAACGGCATGCGCATCCTCCACGGCACCGAACTCAACATCGACGCCAAGGGCGACGTCGACTGGCCCGCCGAGTTCTTGGCCGGCTTCGACCTGTGCGTGGCCTCGATCCATTCATCGTTCGGCCTGGACCGGGCCGCCCAGACCAAGCGCCTGATCCGAGCCTGCGAGAACCCGTACGTGAACATCATCGGCCATCCCACAACACGCCTCCTGGACCGCCGCCAACCCATCGACGTCGACTTGGACGCCGTCTTCGAGGTGGCTGCCCGTACTGGCACGGCGATGGAGATCAATGCTTCACCGCAGCGCTTGGATTTGAACGACGAGCAGGTCATGGCGGCCAAGCGCCACGGAGTGAAGTTCGCGATCAACAGCGACGCGCACTCGACGCTGGCGCTGGGGAACCAGCGGTTTGGCATCGCCACTGCGCAGCGGGGGTGGCTGACGAAGGATGATGTGATCAACACGTGGAGTTTGACGCGGCTGCGGGGGTTCTTGCGGAAGGCGGCGGCCGGCGGTTCGCGTGTTCACGATCGCGCGCCGGGCTGA
- a CDS encoding DUF4132 domain-containing protein, giving the protein MSVDPEDRFELPRKFQHGVIRRNRCDRAGIEPFSKAGSVDPQGFATWRSIDRIVAADGPAAAVRSFAATSAEDKNFASHNWGRKSFYDSHLSDRRWPLMLRLLDLVRSATDEEYAEAIAVAEKMRDEYPVPASRAAMAVLALERPQWCTADIAAYTADSDFDNYVARLLMVASTTRDQARELGRRIRDWNWVNDDRRAEGTFLAAIDAGADEFLIGCLAHDRWHALNLLPKLPSDLAVNTLIGELGPKDAQAALLEAAKRFPRRVLRLLAEAEPATQVDYVLRLHVAAGPQVAREELPRLSEVARQRVRSLLGSDSATGSEDSIPIAAAADLPHVLVVPPWTDRKAGKPIALKNLPAPAPFFRWPSQETSGPAAIPEPAPSPAEAGNQSKIVQTMAEWLHSEYAPYSEAADVFFRRYPEEAVRQLLVCALGTAGPERRTAEAVVRFVAREGLADVVALAGETGPEAAAATQAVLDRRGLDTFPKSMPTVPLWADPASLPRILLAGRKAALPTSAVRFVVQMLTISSHRDVGPYGGIEIVQEACDTASLAEFAWGLFENWAGAGYPTKKLGWAFDTLLWFGDEETAQRLAPLVRAWPGEGGSARAAAGLDVLIAVGGEAGLREVYDISQRSSFTALRAEASRRVAKAATARGLSADQLEDRLVLNLGAGPDGTLTLDYGARHFTVAFDEYLAPYISAETGKRRATLPKPSAKDDAALAAEAQRRFTALKKDAKTFAVRQAARLEQAMVTGRRWSAGEFRSAFVEHPLLRLLGRRIVWGEFDTDGALNAAFRIAEDGTFANVADERHTLSPDHHDGTGTIGVVHPVHLAAELSHWAEICHDYEIIQPFPQVGRPTFALTPSECEATRLDRFCDTRLPTDRFLALHRTPGWGGAALWDSGSTVATGRRLPGHRILIVRVSPGYREGRLADTPQQTITDIWLSPTDSHGRRGARSEALPLGGIEAVAASEIIADLAAAVGG; this is encoded by the coding sequence ATGAGCGTGGATCCCGAAGACCGGTTCGAACTGCCCCGCAAGTTCCAGCACGGAGTCATCCGGCGGAACCGTTGCGACCGGGCCGGCATCGAGCCGTTCTCGAAGGCCGGCTCCGTGGATCCTCAGGGCTTTGCGACGTGGCGCAGCATCGATCGCATCGTCGCGGCGGACGGTCCGGCCGCGGCGGTGCGCTCGTTCGCCGCGACCAGCGCCGAGGACAAGAACTTCGCCAGCCACAACTGGGGCCGCAAGAGCTTCTACGACAGCCATCTGTCCGACCGCCGCTGGCCCTTGATGCTGCGGCTGCTCGATCTGGTCCGCTCGGCCACCGACGAGGAGTACGCCGAGGCCATCGCGGTGGCGGAGAAGATGCGCGACGAGTACCCGGTCCCGGCGTCCCGCGCCGCGATGGCGGTGCTCGCACTGGAGCGGCCGCAGTGGTGCACGGCGGACATCGCCGCCTACACCGCGGACAGCGACTTCGACAACTACGTCGCCAGGCTCCTGATGGTCGCCTCCACGACCCGGGACCAGGCCCGCGAGCTGGGCCGGCGGATCCGCGACTGGAACTGGGTCAACGACGACCGCCGCGCCGAGGGCACCTTCCTGGCCGCGATCGACGCCGGCGCCGACGAGTTCCTCATCGGCTGCCTGGCCCACGATCGCTGGCACGCGCTCAACCTGCTGCCGAAGCTGCCGAGCGACCTGGCTGTCAATACCCTGATCGGCGAGCTGGGCCCGAAGGACGCACAGGCGGCACTGCTCGAGGCCGCCAAGCGCTTCCCCCGACGGGTGCTGCGTCTGCTGGCCGAAGCCGAGCCGGCGACGCAGGTGGACTACGTACTGCGGCTGCATGTCGCGGCCGGACCCCAGGTGGCGCGCGAGGAGTTGCCGCGACTCTCGGAGGTAGCACGGCAGCGTGTACGCAGCCTGCTGGGATCCGACAGCGCCACGGGCAGCGAGGACTCGATCCCCATCGCCGCAGCGGCCGACCTGCCGCACGTCCTGGTGGTCCCACCGTGGACGGATCGCAAGGCGGGCAAACCGATCGCGCTGAAGAACCTGCCGGCCCCGGCCCCCTTCTTCCGCTGGCCGTCCCAGGAGACTTCCGGCCCGGCCGCCATCCCCGAGCCGGCTCCTTCCCCGGCCGAGGCGGGGAACCAGAGCAAGATTGTGCAGACCATGGCAGAGTGGCTGCACTCGGAGTACGCGCCGTACTCGGAGGCCGCCGACGTCTTCTTCCGGCGATACCCCGAGGAGGCGGTGCGCCAACTGCTGGTCTGCGCCCTCGGCACGGCCGGCCCCGAGCGCCGGACGGCCGAGGCCGTGGTGCGGTTCGTGGCCCGCGAGGGCTTGGCGGACGTCGTGGCACTCGCCGGCGAGACCGGCCCGGAGGCGGCGGCCGCGACGCAGGCGGTGCTGGACCGCCGCGGCCTGGACACCTTCCCCAAGTCCATGCCGACGGTGCCCCTGTGGGCCGACCCGGCGTCGCTGCCGAGGATTCTGCTGGCCGGTCGCAAGGCGGCGTTACCGACGTCGGCGGTGCGGTTCGTGGTCCAGATGCTGACCATCTCCTCGCACCGGGACGTCGGCCCGTACGGCGGGATCGAGATCGTGCAAGAGGCCTGCGACACCGCGTCACTGGCGGAGTTCGCCTGGGGCCTGTTCGAGAACTGGGCCGGCGCGGGGTATCCGACCAAGAAGCTGGGCTGGGCCTTCGACACGCTGCTGTGGTTCGGCGACGAGGAGACCGCGCAGCGCCTCGCCCCGCTGGTGCGCGCCTGGCCCGGCGAGGGCGGCTCGGCCCGCGCGGCGGCGGGGCTGGACGTGCTCATCGCCGTGGGCGGCGAGGCGGGGCTGCGCGAGGTCTACGACATATCGCAGCGCTCGTCGTTCACCGCCCTGCGCGCCGAAGCCTCCCGGCGTGTGGCGAAGGCCGCCACAGCACGAGGGCTGAGCGCGGACCAGTTGGAGGACCGACTGGTCCTGAACCTGGGCGCCGGCCCGGACGGCACACTCACCCTGGACTACGGGGCCCGCCACTTCACCGTCGCGTTCGACGAATACCTGGCGCCGTACATCAGCGCCGAGACCGGCAAACGCCGCGCCACGCTGCCGAAGCCGTCCGCCAAGGACGACGCCGCACTCGCAGCCGAGGCACAGCGGCGCTTCACCGCACTGAAGAAGGACGCGAAGACGTTCGCCGTCCGCCAGGCCGCCCGCCTGGAGCAGGCGATGGTGACCGGCCGCCGCTGGTCGGCAGGCGAGTTCCGGTCGGCGTTCGTCGAGCACCCGCTGCTGCGCCTGCTGGGACGGCGCATCGTCTGGGGCGAATTCGACACCGACGGAGCCCTGAACGCGGCCTTCCGCATCGCCGAGGACGGCACCTTCGCCAACGTCGCCGACGAACGCCACACCCTGAGCCCGGACCACCACGACGGCACCGGCACGATCGGCGTGGTGCACCCGGTCCATCTGGCCGCCGAACTCAGCCACTGGGCCGAGATCTGCCACGACTACGAGATCATCCAACCCTTCCCGCAGGTGGGCCGCCCCACCTTCGCCCTGACCCCGTCCGAGTGCGAGGCGACCCGCCTGGACCGCTTCTGCGACACCCGGCTCCCGACCGACCGCTTCCTGGCCCTGCACCGCACCCCCGGCTGGGGCGGCGCGGCCCTGTGGGACTCCGGCAGCACGGTCGCGACCGGCCGCCGCCTGCCGGGACACCGGATCCTGATCGTGCGCGTCAGCCCCGGCTACCGCGAAGGACGCCTCGCCGACACCCCGCAGCAGACCATCACCGACATCTGGCTCAGCCCCACCGACAGCCACGGCCGGCGCGGTGCCCGCAGCGAGGCACTGCCGCTGGGCGGGATCGAGGCGGTGGCGGCGAGCGAGATCATCGCCGACTTGGCGGCGGCGGTGGGGGGTTGA
- a CDS encoding LacI family DNA-binding transcriptional regulator — protein sequence MAQQGRRRHVGITDVAARAGVSITTVSHVLSGQRPVSAATTAKVRTVIAELGYEPNRLARGLRLQRTDTVALVIPDITNPFYPQIARGLQDVLGPAGSQVLVTSTDADPAAEDAAVQQMITRRVDGLAFAGYQTDHRRVAAAAEAGIPVVLLGGRTARPGIDVVSSDDVAGGAMAAEYLLGRGYTRIAFITGAERVGAPANRVQGYRRALREAGMAFTPSLVVREQISRDGGARAMRRLLALPQAPDAVLCTNDVVALGALDGAKAHGARVPRDVAVMGFDDIEIAALTTPPLTTVSIRPREQGEAIGRLLLGRLDGTVPRGAQRILFDPAVVRRESG from the coding sequence GTGGCGCAGCAGGGCCGCCGGCGGCACGTCGGCATCACCGACGTCGCCGCCCGGGCGGGGGTCAGCATCACGACGGTCTCGCACGTGCTGTCCGGTCAGCGGCCGGTGTCGGCGGCGACCACGGCGAAGGTCCGGACGGTGATCGCAGAGCTCGGCTACGAGCCCAACCGGCTGGCCCGCGGCCTGCGCCTGCAGCGCACCGACACCGTGGCGCTGGTGATCCCGGACATCACGAACCCGTTCTACCCGCAGATCGCGCGCGGGCTGCAGGACGTCCTGGGCCCGGCGGGCTCGCAGGTCCTGGTCACCAGCACCGACGCCGACCCGGCGGCCGAGGACGCGGCGGTCCAGCAGATGATCACCCGCCGCGTCGACGGCCTGGCCTTCGCCGGCTACCAGACCGACCACCGCCGGGTCGCCGCCGCGGCCGAGGCCGGCATCCCGGTGGTCCTGCTGGGCGGGCGCACCGCACGCCCCGGCATCGACGTGGTCAGCTCCGACGACGTGGCCGGCGGCGCGATGGCCGCCGAGTACCTCCTCGGGCGCGGCTACACCCGCATCGCCTTCATCACCGGCGCCGAGCGCGTCGGCGCCCCCGCCAACCGGGTCCAGGGCTACCGGCGCGCGCTGCGCGAGGCGGGCATGGCGTTCACGCCGTCGCTGGTGGTGCGTGAGCAGATCAGCCGCGACGGCGGCGCCCGGGCGATGCGGCGGCTGCTGGCGCTGCCGCAGGCGCCGGACGCGGTGCTGTGCACGAACGACGTGGTCGCCCTCGGCGCGCTGGACGGCGCGAAGGCGCACGGGGCGCGGGTGCCGCGGGACGTGGCCGTGATGGGCTTCGACGACATCGAGATCGCCGCGCTGACCACGCCGCCGCTGACCACGGTGTCGATCCGCCCGCGGGAGCAGGGCGAGGCGATCGGGCGGCTGCTGCTGGGCCGGCTGGACGGGACGGTGCCGCGCGGGGCGCAGCGGATCCTGTTCGATCCGGCGGTGGTGCGGCGGGAGTCGGGGTAG
- a CDS encoding NAD-dependent epimerase/dehydratase family protein, whose amino-acid sequence MSVEVPAPAPQRVLVTGAAGLVGRVVTRAFADHGVAVTALVLSDPGDLAELGADRVAVGDAADPALVRHALADVDAVMHLAALPTPNHGTALEVFGGNTRATFTVLEEAGNLGVRRAAIASSLSILGLPWARRTLHPMYVPVDEDAPLQIEDPYGLSKQVDEATAAMMARRHGMDVVALRFPFISDAERAAYRLPLLTDDPAIGAAELWTYLDVRDAAEAAWLALTVPLQGFHKVFVAAPETLAPYPTADLLAEYHPDAEVRAPMPGRAAPLDLSAAKRLLGFEAQHLVAVEPEPEPEPEPEPEPEPESESEPRPEPR is encoded by the coding sequence GTGAGCGTCGAGGTACCTGCGCCAGCTCCTCAGCGGGTCCTGGTGACAGGTGCCGCGGGCCTGGTCGGCCGGGTCGTCACCCGCGCCTTCGCCGACCACGGTGTGGCAGTGACCGCCCTGGTCTTGTCGGACCCCGGCGACCTGGCGGAGCTCGGCGCCGACCGGGTCGCGGTCGGCGACGCGGCCGACCCGGCCCTGGTCCGGCACGCCCTGGCCGACGTGGACGCGGTCATGCACCTGGCCGCCCTGCCCACCCCCAACCACGGCACCGCGCTGGAGGTGTTCGGCGGCAACACCCGCGCCACGTTCACCGTCCTGGAGGAGGCCGGCAACCTGGGCGTACGGCGCGCGGCGATCGCCAGCAGCCTGTCGATCCTCGGCCTGCCCTGGGCCCGCCGCACGCTGCACCCGATGTACGTACCCGTCGACGAGGACGCGCCACTGCAGATCGAGGACCCGTACGGCCTGTCCAAGCAGGTGGACGAGGCCACCGCGGCGATGATGGCCCGCCGCCACGGCATGGACGTGGTCGCCCTGCGCTTCCCCTTCATCAGCGACGCCGAACGCGCCGCCTACCGACTCCCGCTGCTCACCGACGACCCGGCGATCGGCGCGGCCGAGCTGTGGACGTATCTGGACGTGCGCGACGCGGCGGAGGCGGCGTGGCTGGCGCTGACTGTGCCGTTGCAGGGGTTCCACAAGGTGTTCGTAGCGGCGCCGGAAACCCTCGCGCCGTATCCGACTGCTGATCTGCTCGCGGAGTACCACCCCGACGCCGAGGTGCGCGCGCCGATGCCCGGGCGCGCCGCGCCGTTGGACCTGAGCGCGGCGAAGCGGCTGCTGGGGTTCGAGGCGCAGCACCTGGTCGCTGTCGAGCCGGAGCCGGAGCCGGAGCCGGAGCCGGAGCCGGAGCCGGAGCCTGAGTCCGAGTCCGAGCCCCGCCCCGAGCCCCGCTGA
- a CDS encoding enolase C-terminal domain-like protein, protein MTDPNRLLDASGALPQAQPPWPARDALRITGVRAIVTAPEGQPLVVVRVDTSEDGLYGLGCATFTQRYAAVAAAVDEHVGPLAVGRHPADIEDITRLIHYSAYWRNGPVLNNALSGLDQALWDIAGKRAGMPVYELLGGRSRAAVEVYSHAAGGSIQDTLDEAEQLLSEGYRNMRLQVGGPGLGTYGAPGTPGGYPRSPHPDGWAVEQYLRDAPRLFAAARDRLGDGVNLMHDVHSRLTPKQAVVLARALEPYRLSFLEDVIAPELYDRLPEVRAASPVPIAVGEQLGSVPDAVRMVRDGGVDLLRLHTSAVGGLTPTRKIVALCELLGVRTAFHSPADVSPVGVAANLAVDISTPAFGYQESHTYNDATHEVFPGTPVVREGHLYPSEAPGWGVEIDERAAAKFPPVKFLHERWSAGVRRPDGGLEAP, encoded by the coding sequence GTGACCGACCCGAACCGCCTGCTCGACGCCTCCGGCGCCCTCCCGCAGGCCCAGCCCCCGTGGCCGGCCCGCGATGCCCTGCGCATCACCGGCGTCCGCGCCATCGTCACCGCGCCGGAGGGCCAGCCGCTGGTGGTGGTGCGCGTCGACACCTCCGAGGACGGCCTGTACGGCCTGGGCTGCGCCACCTTCACCCAGCGCTACGCCGCGGTGGCCGCCGCCGTCGACGAGCACGTCGGACCGCTGGCCGTGGGCCGGCACCCGGCCGACATCGAGGACATCACCCGCCTGATCCACTACTCCGCCTACTGGCGCAACGGACCGGTGCTCAACAACGCCCTGTCCGGCCTGGACCAGGCACTGTGGGACATCGCCGGCAAGCGCGCCGGCATGCCGGTGTACGAACTGCTCGGCGGACGCAGCCGCGCGGCCGTCGAGGTCTACTCGCACGCCGCCGGCGGCAGCATCCAGGACACCCTCGACGAGGCCGAGCAGCTGCTGTCCGAGGGCTACCGCAACATGCGCCTCCAGGTCGGCGGCCCGGGCCTGGGCACCTACGGAGCGCCGGGCACCCCCGGCGGCTACCCGCGGTCGCCGCATCCGGACGGCTGGGCCGTCGAGCAGTACCTGCGCGACGCCCCGCGGCTGTTCGCCGCCGCCCGCGACCGGCTCGGCGACGGCGTGAACCTGATGCACGACGTCCACAGCCGCCTCACCCCCAAGCAGGCCGTGGTCCTGGCCCGCGCCCTGGAGCCCTACCGGCTGTCGTTCCTGGAGGACGTCATCGCCCCCGAGCTCTACGACCGCCTGCCCGAGGTCCGTGCCGCCTCCCCGGTCCCGATCGCGGTGGGCGAACAGCTCGGCTCGGTACCCGACGCGGTCCGGATGGTCCGCGACGGCGGCGTCGACCTGCTGCGCCTGCACACCTCCGCGGTCGGCGGCCTCACCCCGACCCGCAAGATCGTCGCCCTGTGCGAACTGCTCGGCGTGCGCACCGCCTTCCACTCCCCGGCCGACGTCTCCCCGGTCGGCGTCGCGGCGAACCTCGCCGTGGATATCAGCACCCCGGCCTTCGGCTACCAGGAGTCGCACACCTACAACGACGCCACCCACGAGGTCTTCCCGGGCACGCCGGTCGTGCGCGAGGGGCACCTGTACCCGTCGGAGGCGCCGGGGTGGGGCGTCGAGATCGACGAGCGTGCGGCCGCGAAGTTCCCGCCGGTGAAGTTCCTGCACGAGCGGTGGTCGGCCGGTGTGCGGCGGCCTGACGGCGGGCTGGAGGCTCCGTGA